Proteins found in one Neodiprion lecontei isolate iyNeoLeco1 chromosome 6, iyNeoLeco1.1, whole genome shotgun sequence genomic segment:
- the LOC107217378 gene encoding uncharacterized protein LOC107217378 isoform X1, which translates to MSTNAMLLLGLGLLSFAHTYAAVQRPGVLDTIKSGLEYASSYIDIAKDIADLVATSLGHEKRNRGDNGSDQPSENFAGKKKYFGNQGLVAAFFKLLGLDPTKINAIAVNSAIFLAQMISTAFNLKSKLDRSRGMDLKLEEDQDPLTEDGNWIRGPMRLILDSTNERIQRLVAQAKDENLPKHLVDRIDGLDTDCVRLFVCKAAPVIWAAQNSLRGKGNGSKKWDMTSWLPSRLEFQENGDKCEENHTACRLFPES; encoded by the exons GGGTTTTGGATACGATTAAATCGGGTTTGGAATATGCTAGCAGCTACATTGACATTGCTAAGGATATAGCTGACCTTGTCGCTACAAGCTTGGGACACGAGAAACGAAATCGTGGTGATAATGGAAGTGATCAACCCAGCGAGAACTTTgctggaaagaaaaaatattttggaaaccAGGGTCTGGTGGCTGCTTTTTTCAAGCTTCTTGGTCTTGATCCGACCAAGATCAACGCCATCGCCGTTAACAGCGCAATCTTTCTGGCTCAAATG ATTAGTACTGCCTTCAACTTGAAGTCAAAACTCGATCGATCGAGAGGAATGGACTTGAAATTAGAAGAGGATCAAGATCCATTGACAGAGGATGGTAATTGGATCCGAGGTCCGATGCGGCTTATTCTTGATTCGACGAACGAAAGG ATCCAACGTCTCGTCGCCCAAGCTAAGGACGAAAACTTGCCAAAGCACCTCGTCGATCGCATAGACGGACTTGACACGGATTGTGTTCGTCTTTTCGTCTGCAAGGCTGCGCCGGTTATTTGGGCTGCCCAAAATTCCCTGCGTGGAAAAGGAAACGGAAGTAAGAAATGGGACATGACTTCGTGGCTCCCTTCCAGACTAGAGTTTCAGGAAAATGGAGACAAGTGCGAAGAAAATCACACAGCTTGTCGATTGTTCCCAGAATCGTAG